The bacterium DNA segment CTTAAACCTTCAATTCAAAATTCAAAATTTAGAATTCAAAATTTCTTAAAAGGTGGATGAATTTTTAACAGATAAACACAACCCTATCTATTTTTGCACTAAGTAATGGAAGATACTATAGCTATCTAAAATTATTTGTCTCTATTTTTTATGTGGTAAATTTATCTTATAACCACGAATGAACACGAATAGAGGATACAAAATTACTGTTTCATCCAAAGTTATCTGTGGCTTAAGAAGTAGGTGTCAGGGAGGGGAGCGTAGTCCCCTATGAGGAGCGCGAAGGCGAAGCGATAAAGGCGAGGTAGCTCAGTTGGTAGAGCGCGGGACTGAAAATCCCGGCGTCCCCAGTTCGATTCCGGGCCTCGCCATTTTTAATCTTCCAAACTTCTTAAGTTAAGAACTTCTGAAGTTTTTAAGTTTAGAATTTAAAAAAGCCTTGACTAAATGATAAAAGTAAAATTATACTTTTGTTATGAAAATTTTAATTATCGGGAATGGAGGGAGGGAAGATGCCATTGGATGGAAGCTTTCCCAAAGCCCTAATGTAGATGAAATATTTGTTGCCCCTGGAAATGGTGGAACAAAAAGGTTTGGAAAAAATATAGCTGTAAAGAAAAAAGACCTATTTTCTCTTTCCTCCTTTGTAAAGGAGCAAAAAATAGACCTTACCATAGTTGGACCAGAAACGCCGCTTGCTAGCGGAATAGTTAATCATTGGAATGAAAAAAACCTTATGATATTTGGACCTTCAAAAGAGGCAGCACAACTTGAGACAAGCAAGGTATTTGCAAAGGAATTTATGAGAAAAAACAATATCCCAACCGCAAAATTTAAGGTATTCTCAGAGGCAGAAGAGGCATTAAAGTATATCTTTAAAAAGAAGTATCCAATTGTAATAAAAGCAGATGGTTTATGCTTTGGAAAAGGAACATTTGTCTGCGAAGACCAAAGGGAAGGAACAACAGCTATAGGGAAGATTATGGAGGAGAGAATATTTAATTCTGCGGGAGATAAGGTAATTATTGAAGATTTTATCGAGGGAGAGGAGGCTTCATATATTGCCTTTATTGAGGGAGAAAATTTTCTTTCCCTACCCATATCCCAGGATCATAAAAGGATATTTGATGGCGATTCTGGACCAAATACAGGTGGAATGGGTGCATATTCTCCCACCAGCCTAATCACGCAAGATTTAGAGGAAAAAATAAAGAAAGATATTTTAATTCCTACAATTTCAGGTCTTCATAATCTGGGAATTGTATTTAAAGGAATTCTCTATCTTGGGCTTATTTTTAAGGATAACAATCCGTATCTTCTGGAATACAATACAAGATTTGGAGACCCAGAGACACAGGCAATAATTCCAAGATTACGCTCAGATCTTCTAATACCCATTATGGCAACCATAGAGGGAGGGTTGAATAAGGTAAAATTAGAAGTAGATAAAAGAAAATCCCTTTGCGTGGTTCTTGCCTCCTTAGGCTATCCAGAAAATTATGAGAAACATAAAGAAATAAAAGGTGTTTCCCAAATAAATGATAATGATATTTTTGTTTTCTATGCAGGTGTGGAGGATAGGGAGGGAAAGCTCCTTACCTCTGGTGGAAGGGTATTGGGAATAACAGGATTAGGAAATACTATAAAATCCGCAAAAACAAAGGTTTATAATGCAATATCTAATGTAAAATATGAAAATATATATTTTAGAAGTGATATTGGAGATAGGGAGATAAAAAGGGAGGAAGAATTTAGGATTTAAATGGAAGATTGTATCTTTTGTAAGATTGTAAATAAAGAGATAAAGGCAAATATTGCCTATGAGGATGAAAAAATGATGGCATTTTATGATATAAATCCACAGGCTCCATTTCATCTTCTCTTAATTCCAAAAAAACACATTGCAGATATTCTTTCACTTGAAGATAAAGATATAATTGGTGAAATGATGTTGAAAATTAAGGAATTAACAAAGGATATTTCACAAAATGGTTTTAGAATAGTGATAAA contains these protein-coding regions:
- the purD gene encoding phosphoribosylamine--glycine ligase is translated as MKILIIGNGGREDAIGWKLSQSPNVDEIFVAPGNGGTKRFGKNIAVKKKDLFSLSSFVKEQKIDLTIVGPETPLASGIVNHWNEKNLMIFGPSKEAAQLETSKVFAKEFMRKNNIPTAKFKVFSEAEEALKYIFKKKYPIVIKADGLCFGKGTFVCEDQREGTTAIGKIMEERIFNSAGDKVIIEDFIEGEEASYIAFIEGENFLSLPISQDHKRIFDGDSGPNTGGMGAYSPTSLITQDLEEKIKKDILIPTISGLHNLGIVFKGILYLGLIFKDNNPYLLEYNTRFGDPETQAIIPRLRSDLLIPIMATIEGGLNKVKLEVDKRKSLCVVLASLGYPENYEKHKEIKGVSQINDNDIFVFYAGVEDREGKLLTSGGRVLGITGLGNTIKSAKTKVYNAISNVKYENIYFRSDIGDREIKREEEFRI
- a CDS encoding histidine triad nucleotide-binding protein — its product is MEDCIFCKIVNKEIKANIAYEDEKMMAFYDINPQAPFHLLLIPKKHIADILSLEDKDIIGEMMLKIKELTKDISQNGFRIVINCGRDSGCEVFHLHIHILGGRRLNWPPG